The DNA sequence GCCGAACAGTTCGAGAAGGCCTCCCGCGTCGCCGGCGCCGAACCGATCGCCGTGGTCGGTATCGGCTGCCGTTTTCCCGGGGGAGTGAGCGGGCCGGACAGCTACTGGGATTTCCTGGAGAAGGGCACCGACGCGATCCGCGAGGTTCCCGCCGACCGTTGGGACGCCGAGGCGTTCTACGATCCCGATCCGATGGCACCGGGCCGGATGCCCACCAAGTGGGGCGCCTACCTGGAGGACATCTCCGGCTTCGACGCCGAGTTCTTCGGTATCACGCCGCGTGAGGCCGCGGCGATGGATCCCCAGCAGCGGGTGCTGCTCGAGGTGGCCTACGAGGCGCTGGAGAACGCCGGGCTGGCACCCGACGCGGTCGGCGAAGTCCGGGGCGCGGTGATGATGGGCGTGTACTACAACGAGTACCAGAGCGCGTCGGCCGGCAACCCCGACACCATCGACGCGTACTCGGCCACCGGCAACGCCCACAGCGTCACGGTCGGCCGGATCGCCTACCTGCTGGGCCTCAAGGGTCCGGCCGTCGCGGTCGACACCGCATGCTCGTCGTCGCTGGTCTCCATCCACCTGGCCTGCCAGAGCCTGCGGATGCGGGAGAGCGACCTCGCCCTGGCCGGCGGCGTGAGCTTGTCCCTGCGCCCGGAAACCCAACTCGCACTGGCCAAGTGGGGGATGCTCTCACCCAACGGCAAGTGTTTCGCGTTCGACTCCCGCGCCGACGGGTTCGTCCGCGGCGAGGGCGCCGGCGTCGTCGTCCTCAAACGCCTGACCGACGCCGTGCGCGACGGTGACCGGGTACTGGGCGTCGTCCGCGGCTCGGCAGTGAACCAGGACGGCCGTTCCAACGGCCTGACCGCCCCCAACGCCCCGTCGCAGCGGGACGTGATGACCCGCGCGCTGCGCTCGGCCGACGTCGCCGCCGGGACCGTGAGCTACGTCGAAACCCACGGCACCGGAACGGGTCTGGGTGACCCGATCGAGTTCGACGCGCTGGCCGCCGTCTACGGCAAGGGCGAGACTCCCTGCGCTCTCGGCGCGGTCAAGACCAACATGGGTCACCTCGAAGCCGCGGCCGGCATCGCCGGGTTCATCAAGACCGTCCTGACCCTGCAGCACGGCACGATCGCGCCGAACCGCAACTTCGAGAAGTGGAATCCGAGCATCGACGCGTCGGGCACCCGGCTGTTCGTGCCCACGCAGGCCGGTCAGTGGCCGCAGACCGAGCACCCGCGCCGCGCGGCGGTGTCGTCGTTCGGCATGGGTGGCACCAATGCCCACATCGTGCTGGAGCAGGGCCCGGAAACAGTTCCTGCACAACAGGGTTCGGGGCCGAAGGTGACCACCCTGGTCGTGTCCGGCAAGACCCCGGCCCGCATCGCGGCCTCGGCCCGGGTGCTGGCGGACTGGCTCGACGGTGAGGGCGCCGACGTGCCACTGGGTGACGTCGCGTTCACCCTCAACCACCACCGCAGCCGCCACCACAGCATCGCCACGGTGTCCGCCCGCGACCACGCCGAGGCCGTCGCCGGGCTGCGTGCCGTGGCGGCCGGCCAGCCCGGACCCGGCGTGGTCGGCGTCCACGACGCGAAACCCGGTGCGGGAACGGTGTTCCTGTACTCCGGCCAGGGCGCGCAGTGGGCCGGTATGGGCAAGGCGCTGCTGGCTGAGGAGCCGGCCTTCGCCACAGCCGTCGACGAGCTCGAGCCCGCGTTCCTCGACAAGGTCGGCTTCTCGCTGCGCCAGACGCTGGAAGCCGGCGAGCCCGTCGTCGGCATCGACCGCATCCAGCCCGTGCTGGTGGGGATGCAGCTGGCGCTGACCGCGCTGTGGCGCTCGTACGGCGTCGAGCCTGATGCGGTGATCGGCCACTCGATGGGAGAGGCGACCGCGGCGGTGGTGGCCGGTGTGCTCACCCCGGCCGAGGGATTGGACGTCATCGCCACGCGGACGCGGCTGATGAAGCGGCTGTCCGGCCAGGGTGCGATGGCGCTGCTGGAACTCGACGCCGCCGCGACGGAGAAGCTCATCGCCGACCGTCCCGAGGTGACCATCGCGGTCTACGCGTCGCCGAAGCAGTCGGTGATCGCGGGCCCGCCGGCACAGGTCGACGAACTCATCGCCCTCGTCGACGCGCAGGGCAAGCTCGCCCGTCGTGTCGAGGTGGACGTCGCGTCGCACCATCCGACGATCGACCCGGTGCTGCCGGAGCTGCGGGAGGCGCTGGCCTATCTGCGCCCGGCCGCGCCGAAGATCCCGCTGGTCTCGACCGTGGCCTACGCCGGTTCGGAACCGCTGTACAGCGCGGACTACTGGGCGGCCAACCTGCGCAATCCGGTGCGTTTCAGCCAGGCGGTGCACGAGGCCGGCGCCGATCACGCCAATTTCATCGAGATCAGCCCCCATCCGCTGCTGACGCACGCGATCAGCGACACCCTCGCCGCGCAGCCCACCAGCCGCAGCTTCCACGTGGGCGCGACGGTCAACCGCGACCATCCGGAGACCGTGGCGTTCCACGCTCAGCTCGCGGCGGTCCGGCCGCCCGCGGTGAAGCTGCCCGACGGCGCCGCCGGCGCACACCTGGCCGACGTGCCGCCCACCGCGTGGCAGCACGAGCCCTACTGGATGGCCGACCGTTCGACCGGGCGCGAGTTCTACGGTGCGCATCCGCTGCTCGGGATGCATGTGGAGCTTCCGTCGGGCAACGGACACGTCTGGCAGTCCGACGTCGGCCTGGATCCGCATCCGTGGCTGGGGGACCACCTGGTCCACGGGCTGCCGGTGATGCCGGGCGCCGGCTTCGCCGAGATCGTGCTCGCCGCCGGCTGCGAGGCGCTGGGCCGTCCCGCCGACGCCGTCGAGGCCGAGGTGGCGGTCGAGCAGATGCTGCCGCTGGACCAGCACACGAAGCTGACCACTCAGCTGAGCACTGCCGAGGACGGGTCGCTGCGCGTCGAGGTGCACTCGCGCTCGGATGCCGGCACCTGGACCCGCCACGCGGTCGGCACCGTGCGCGCGGCCGAACCGGCCACCCCGGCCCGCCTCGGCGCCGGCCCGCAGGGCAGCGTGATCTCGCCGGCCGATTTCTACACCGCGGTGCGCCGCACCGGCGCGCACCATGCCCAGGCGTTCGCCGCGCTGACCCGCATCGTGCGGGCGACCGATTCGGCCGACACCGAGATCGTGCTGCCCGACGAGGCGACGCCGCACCGCGGCATGATCCTGCATCCGGTGATGCTCGACGCCGCGCTGCAGGGTCTGGCGGCCGCGATGAGTGACGCCACGCTGGCCGAGGCCACCGATGTGACGTTCCTGCCGGTCGGGTTCGAGTCGATCCGGGTGTTCGGCGAGGTGGGTCGGCGCGCCAAGTGCCGTGCCGAGCTGCTCGGTGTCCGGGAGGACAGCGGGGACGCGCAGGGCCGGGTCACGCTCACCGACGAGACGGGCGCGGTGCTCGCCCGTGTGGACGGCGTTCAACTCAAGCGCATCCAGCGGCGCACCGTCCCGTTGCCGTTGTCGCAGAAGATCTTCGACACGCGCTGGGCGGAGTCGTCGGCGCCGGCGGCGGG is a window from the Mycolicibacterium poriferae genome containing:
- a CDS encoding type I polyketide synthase; translated protein: MKTTFDRISAMSAEQRDKLAEQFEKASRVAGAEPIAVVGIGCRFPGGVSGPDSYWDFLEKGTDAIREVPADRWDAEAFYDPDPMAPGRMPTKWGAYLEDISGFDAEFFGITPREAAAMDPQQRVLLEVAYEALENAGLAPDAVGEVRGAVMMGVYYNEYQSASAGNPDTIDAYSATGNAHSVTVGRIAYLLGLKGPAVAVDTACSSSLVSIHLACQSLRMRESDLALAGGVSLSLRPETQLALAKWGMLSPNGKCFAFDSRADGFVRGEGAGVVVLKRLTDAVRDGDRVLGVVRGSAVNQDGRSNGLTAPNAPSQRDVMTRALRSADVAAGTVSYVETHGTGTGLGDPIEFDALAAVYGKGETPCALGAVKTNMGHLEAAAGIAGFIKTVLTLQHGTIAPNRNFEKWNPSIDASGTRLFVPTQAGQWPQTEHPRRAAVSSFGMGGTNAHIVLEQGPETVPAQQGSGPKVTTLVVSGKTPARIAASARVLADWLDGEGADVPLGDVAFTLNHHRSRHHSIATVSARDHAEAVAGLRAVAAGQPGPGVVGVHDAKPGAGTVFLYSGQGAQWAGMGKALLAEEPAFATAVDELEPAFLDKVGFSLRQTLEAGEPVVGIDRIQPVLVGMQLALTALWRSYGVEPDAVIGHSMGEATAAVVAGVLTPAEGLDVIATRTRLMKRLSGQGAMALLELDAAATEKLIADRPEVTIAVYASPKQSVIAGPPAQVDELIALVDAQGKLARRVEVDVASHHPTIDPVLPELREALAYLRPAAPKIPLVSTVAYAGSEPLYSADYWAANLRNPVRFSQAVHEAGADHANFIEISPHPLLTHAISDTLAAQPTSRSFHVGATVNRDHPETVAFHAQLAAVRPPAVKLPDGAAGAHLADVPPTAWQHEPYWMADRSTGREFYGAHPLLGMHVELPSGNGHVWQSDVGLDPHPWLGDHLVHGLPVMPGAGFAEIVLAAGCEALGRPADAVEAEVAVEQMLPLDQHTKLTTQLSTAEDGSLRVEVHSRSDAGTWTRHAVGTVRAAEPATPARLGAGPQGSVISPADFYTAVRRTGAHHAQAFAALTRIVRATDSADTEIVLPDEATPHRGMILHPVMLDAALQGLAAAMSDATLAEATDVTFLPVGFESIRVFGEVGRRAKCRAELLGVREDSGDAQGRVTLTDETGAVLARVDGVQLKRIQRRTVPLPLSQKIFDTRWAESSAPAAGSPTGSWLVLADGAAALATATDFADRFGGPQRKVVTADLADDAAVRDGFEAATSAADLPPAGVVVVMDHRAFDGTDAEGALAHTRDVLWRIAGTVRTLVGSWHGKPPRVWLVSRGGLVVTPGDAANPGVSSMNALVRVLAYEHPDLRVTLVDTGADTDAVTPLITEIDADGTDDVVAWRAGSRYVERLSRATLPAAPGRLVVRADGSYVVTGALGGVGMAVVRWLVDNGAGRLVLNGRSAASAEVQATLDELSGRAEIVTVLGDITAPGVAERLVAAAEETGKPLRGVIHSAAVLDDELVVGLTRESLERIWAPKAGGAWRLHEVTADKELDFWVGFSSVAALLGSPGQAAYACANAWLDALVAWRRAAGLPATTIDWGQWAEVGLASSLRFSVLDPITPDEGVDALGGVLAAGLTRVGVARLRLDRAAAAFPEINQIGFFADLVGELDVDDADEDWAGPEALKEMDAAEVNRVVLARLRRRIAAIMGYSDESAVDIARPLTEIGLDSLMAVRMRNTIRGDFGVEPPVALLLQGANLADVALDLIRQLGLEEQESAERPNALRDRAQQRAAARQRAASRRKVGPRS